From the Saccharomonospora marina XMU15 genome, the window ATACAGTGTCACCTCGTGCGGCCCTGGGGGCAGCTGGACAGGCCCCTGCACGGTGCCCGGCTGGAAGTCGTCGATGGCGCGCTGCCCGTCGACGTAGACGTCGACGGGCGTGTCCGGGATGCCGTGCACGACATAAGCTGTGCCTGCGGTCTGCGCGGCGGCCGCGGCGGGCGCCAGTGCGAGCGCGCAACTCGCGCCGCACAACACCGCCGCGATGGTTTTCCACCTCATGGCCTGGCTCCTCTCTGGATTCGACCGGGTCGGTGCCGCACCGGTCCCGCATCGACGTCACCGGTGGTTCTGCGGCGTGGCCCGTGATCGGGTTCGTGATCTCGTCGGAAGGCGTTGTCGCCATCCGCTCTCCACGGGCTGTAGACCGTCCGCGGACGTCTACTGCGCGAACCCACCGACCGTGCGACGCCCGGACGGGCAATGCGGCGAAGGCGGCCCTGCCTGCGGGGCCGGTGGAATGCGGCCCTGGCCGGCCGTTGCGGCGCTCAGTGCCCGGCGAACCGCTCGGCCAGGGCGTGAAGCGCCTTCGCCGCGCCAGGCCCGGTCATCGGCGTGCCGTGCCCGCAGGCGAGCACGCTCGGCTCCAGGTCGGCCAGCCTGGCGACCGACTCGCGAGCGAGCCGACCATCCCAGGTGGTGTACCACGGCGGCCCGGAGATCCCCTCCCTGCCCAGTAGCAGCCCGGCAGGCGAGTTGACCCGCAGGGTCACCACCGCGTCGCCGGTGACGAGCACGCCGTCGCCCGGCCGGAAGTACGACACATGGCCACGCGTGTGCCCTGGCGTCGGCACGCACTCCCAACCCGGCAGGCAGGGCACGTCCGCGCCGTGCCGGAAGGCACGCAGCCCGCAGTCCAGCCTCGAGCGGGCGAGCACCGCCTCGCGCCTTCTGCTGCCCAGTGCGCGCAGCATCGGCAGCACCACCCAGCGGTCGAGTGGTCCCGCGTCGCAGACCATCGCGGTGAAGTCACCGATGGCGATCGGCACCTCGTCGGCATGCAGGTGGACCGGGCAGTCCCAGTCGCGGGCGAGCCGCTGCGCCGCGCCCGAGTGATCGGGGTGGCAGTGGGTGAGCAGGATCGCCTCCGGGCGGGTGCCCGCGCCGAGCAACGCGGCCGCGGCGCGCTCGATCCGGTCGGCGTCGCCCGGCCAGCCGGTGTCGACGAGTGTCCAGGATGTACCCGCGCGCACGAAGAAGACGTTGGTCCCCGTCCTGCCCGACGGACCGAGGCAGTAGACCTCCGGCGCGATCGGCCACGGCACCTGGGCCGGGCCGCCGCTCGTGCGTCGCAGGCGTCCCACAGTGCAATGCAACACCGAAACGCCCGCCGCGGCAGCGCGAAGCGAGACCCACCTTCTCAACCAAGCACTTGCTTCGTAGGTGGGGCGCGCGGCACCATGATCGTGTGGCGTTGTCGCGAGGAGAACTGACACGACGGGAAGCCAGAGCCGGCAATCCGCCGAAGGTGTGCATCATCGGCGCGGGAGTCTCCGGGTTCACCACCGCGAAACGGCTGGCCGACCACGGGATCGACTACGACTGCTTCGAGATGTCCGACGACATCGGCGGCAACTGGTACTACCGAAACCCCAACGGGCGCTCGGCCTGCTACAGCAGCCTGCACATCGACACCTCGAAGTGGCGGATGGCGTTCGAGGACTTCCCGGTACCGGCCGACTGGCCGGACTTCCCGCATCACTCGCAGGTGTTGCGGTACTTCCACGACTACGTCGATCACTTCGGGCTTCGCGACAGCATCACCTTCGACACCGAGGTCGAGCACGCGAGCCGCACCGACGACGGCCGCTGGGCCGTGCGGATCTCCGGCGGCCCGCAGCGCACCTACGACGCGCTCGTGGTCGCCAACGGGCACCACTGGAAGCCGAGGCTGCCGCACTACCCCGGCACTTTCGACGGCGAACTCATCCACAGCCACAGCTACCGCCATCCCGGTGAGCCGGTCGACATGTACGGCAGGCGGATCGTCGTGGTGGGGCTGGGCAACTCCGGGCTGGACATCGCCTCCGAGTTGTCGCAGCGGTTCATCGCCGAACGGCTGTGGGTCTCGGCCAGGCGCGGGGTCTGGGTGCTGTCGAAGTACCGCAAGGGCGTGCCCGCCGACAAGATGTCCAGGCCACCCTGGCTGCCGAGGAAGGCAGGCCTCGCGATGGCTCGGCGCATGATCAAGAAGACGCTGGGGCCGATGGAGAACTACGGCCTGCCCGCGCCCGACCACGAACCCCTGTCGGCGCACCCGTCGGTGAGCGGCGAGTTCCTCACGCGCGTCGGCTCCGGCGATATCGGCGTCAAACCCGCCATCTCGGCGCTGGAGGGCAGCCGGGTGCGGTTCGCCGACGGCAGTGTCGAGGACGTCGACGTGATCGTGTGCGCAACCGGGTACGAGATGAGCTTCCCGTTCTTCGACGACCCGGCGCTGCTGCCCGACGAGCGGCACCGGCTGCGGCTGTTCAAGCGGATGATCAAGCCGGGCATCCCGAATCTGTTCTACATGGGCCTGGCACAGCCGAATCCGACCCTGGTCAACTTCGCCGAGCAGCAGAGCAAACTGGTCGCGGCGCTGTTGAAA encodes:
- a CDS encoding MBL fold metallo-hydrolase — its product is MGRLRRTSGGPAQVPWPIAPEVYCLGPSGRTGTNVFFVRAGTSWTLVDTGWPGDADRIERAAAALLGAGTRPEAILLTHCHPDHSGAAQRLARDWDCPVHLHADEVPIAIGDFTAMVCDAGPLDRWVVLPMLRALGSRRREAVLARSRLDCGLRAFRHGADVPCLPGWECVPTPGHTRGHVSYFRPGDGVLVTGDAVVTLRVNSPAGLLLGREGISGPPWYTTWDGRLARESVARLADLEPSVLACGHGTPMTGPGAAKALHALAERFAGH
- a CDS encoding flavin-containing monooxygenase → MALSRGELTRREARAGNPPKVCIIGAGVSGFTTAKRLADHGIDYDCFEMSDDIGGNWYYRNPNGRSACYSSLHIDTSKWRMAFEDFPVPADWPDFPHHSQVLRYFHDYVDHFGLRDSITFDTEVEHASRTDDGRWAVRISGGPQRTYDALVVANGHHWKPRLPHYPGTFDGELIHSHSYRHPGEPVDMYGRRIVVVGLGNSGLDIASELSQRFIAERLWVSARRGVWVLSKYRKGVPADKMSRPPWLPRKAGLAMARRMIKKTLGPMENYGLPAPDHEPLSAHPSVSGEFLTRVGSGDIGVKPAISALEGSRVRFADGSVEDVDVIVCATGYEMSFPFFDDPALLPDERHRLRLFKRMIKPGIPNLFYMGLAQPNPTLVNFAEQQSKLVAALLKGWYALPSEEEMAAVIERDERDHLGHFYDSPRHTIQVDFNRYVADLRRELLRGARRAAA